In the Mytilus galloprovincialis chromosome 10, xbMytGall1.hap1.1, whole genome shotgun sequence genome, one interval contains:
- the LOC143047590 gene encoding rab-3A-interacting protein-like isoform X5 yields MPAETLDNGIYMIPEIESGTPKLRRAKFVLRPDDFNVDYDPTEVKRRTHPRGELRHAMSEILPNDFQFAAQRKRSQTMEIAKEHAYSRLQSELNKAQEELKLKDEECDKLLKVRDQMGEELEDLTASLFEEANNMVQDANIKRMHSEKILKEANEQIDVLQAELKALKQLVLTSTPSSPNKHLHPQIDSKVEMRKKEESKKPFWKTHRRSTSHHEFTKEAREGAIAEQDAKTDRCKEIDQVCFDEFCAWRRSPLMERKDGYLSRVYMEDILPCLNFANTKLSQRVQECVGNNSLAIEPIPGDNSYPRKCRLTENNKLCNYKIRLGDEPEWYSISQLCRNRIAAVCDYYTYIRYIQQGLVKNEDKEVFYELVRLRKKMALTRLGYS; encoded by the exons ATGCCAGCAGAAACATTGGATAATGGGATTTATATGATTCCAGAGATCGAATCAGg gacACCAAAGCTAAGAAG GGCTAAATTTGTACTAAG ACCAGATGATTTTAATGTTGACTATGACCCTACAGAGGTCAAGAGAAGGACCCATCCTAGAGGTGAATTACGCCATGCCATGTCCGAGATTTTACCCAATGACTTTCAATTTGCTGCTCAGAGAAAACGAAGTCAAACAATGGAGATAGCAAAAGAACATGCATATTCTAGACTTCAGTCAGAACTCAACAAAGCTCAAGAG GAACTTAAGTTGAAAGATGAAGAATGTGACAAGTTATTGAAAGTACGAGATCAGATGGGAGAGGAGTTAGAGGATCTAACAGCCAGTCTTTTTGAG GAAGCCAACAACATGGTGCAAGATGCTAATATCAAAAGAATGCattcagaaaaaatattaaaggaagcaAATGAACAg ATTGATGTTTTGCAAGCAGAATTAAAGGCATTGAAACAGTTGGTCCTTACATCCACCCCTAGCTCCCCAAACAAACACCTACACCCACAGATTGATTCTAAAGTAGAAATGCGGAAGAAGGAAGAAAGTAAGAAACCATTTTGGAAAACACATCGAAGATCTACCAGTCACCATGAGTTCACTAAAGAGGCTCGAGAAGGGGCAATAGCAGAACAAGATGCTAAAACAGACAGGTGTAAAGAG ATTGACCAAGTATGTTTTGATGAGTTTTGTGCCTGGAGACGATCACCCCTGATGGAAAGAAAAGATGGGTACTTATCCAGGGTTTATATGGAAGATATTTTACCATGTTTAAATTTTGCAAATACAAAG TTATCACAACGAGTGCAGGAATGTGTAGGTAACAATTCCTTAGCAATAGAACCAATCCCAGGAGACAATTCATATCCACGGAAGTGTAGATTAACCGAAAATAATAAACTATGTAACTACAAAATTAGATTAGGTGATGAGCCGGAGTGGTATTCTATATCTCAGCTGTGTAGAAATAGG ATTGCAGCTGTATGTGATTATTATACTTATATTAGATATATACAACAAGGTTTAGTTAAAAATGAAG ATAAGGAAGTATTTTATGAATTGGTAAGATTACGGAAAAAGATGGCTTTAACAAGACTTGGATATTCCTGA